A stretch of the Arachis stenosperma cultivar V10309 chromosome 6, arast.V10309.gnm1.PFL2, whole genome shotgun sequence genome encodes the following:
- the LOC130935495 gene encoding rhicadhesin receptor-like, which produces MKFIGSVLVVTFALVLASTSASDPDALQDLCVADTASGVKVNGFTCKDAAKVNASDFSSNILAKPGVAANTTFGSIVTGANVEKIPGLNTLGVSLARIDYAPGGLNPPHTHPRATEIVFVLEGQLDVGFITTSNVLISKTIYKGEIFVFPKGLVHFQKNNANEPAAVISAFNSQLPGTQSIPLTLFAATPPVPDNVLTKAFQVGTKEIEKIKSRLAPKK; this is translated from the exons ATGAAGTTCATAGGGTCAGTGTTAGTGGTGACTTTTGCTCTGGTTTTAGCCTCAACCTCAGCATCAGATCCTGATGCTCTTCAAGACCTCTGTGTTGCAGACACTGCATCTG GTGTTAAGGTGAATGGATTCACGTGTAAAGACGCTGCAAAAGTGAATGCATCTGATTTCTCATCAAACATATTAGCAAAACCAGGTGTGGCAGCAAACACAACCTTCGGTTCCATTGTAACAGGAGCCAACGTTGAAAAGATCCCAGGATTGAACACACTTGGTGTGTCTCTGGCACGCATTGACTATGCCCCAGGTGGACTCAACCCACCCCACACACACCCACGTGCCACTGAGATTGTGTTTGTTCTTGAAGGTCAACTTGATGTTGGGTTCATAACAACATCCAATGTTCTCATATCAAAGACCATCTACAAGGGTGAGATCTTTGTCTTCCCAAAAGGGTTGGTTCACTTCCAGAAGAACAATGCCAATGAACCTGCTGCAGTTATTTCAGCCTTCAACAGCCAATTGCCTGGAACACAGTCTATTCCTCTGACTTTGTTTGCTGCCACGCCACCGGTCCCGGATAACGTGTTGACCAAGGCATTCCAGGTTGGTACCAAGGAGATTGAGAAAATCAAGTCTAGGCTTGCTCCCAAGAAGTAA
- the LOC130935494 gene encoding phytochrome A-like: MSSSRRTQSSSNSSRSRQSARVIAQTSVDAKLHANFEESGSSFDYSNSVRLSSGTVSGENHARCERVTAAYLHQMQKGKFIQPFGCLLALDDKTLRVIAYSHNASEMLTMVSHAVPSVGDHTALAIGTDIRTIFTPSSAAALQKALAVPEVSLLNPILVHCKTSGKPFYAIVHRITATLIIDFEPVKPHEVPMTAAGALQSYKLAAKAITRLQSLPSGSMETLCDTMVQEVFELTGYDRVMAYKFHEDDHGEVIAEVAKPGLEPYLGLHYPATDIPQAARFLFMKNKVRMIVDCRAKHVKVLQDPKVSIDLTLCGSTLRAAHSCHLQYMENMNSIASLVMAVVVNDNDEDGDGSDVVQPQKRKRLWGLVVCHNTTPRFVPFPLRYACEFLAQVFAIHVNKELELEYQIVEKNILRTQTLLCDMLMRDAPLGIVSQSPNIMDLVRCDGAALLYRDKVWRLGVAPSESHIRELALWLSKCHKDSTGLSTDSLSDAGFPGAAALGNVVCGMAAVRISSMDIVFWFRSHTAAEIRWGGAKHEPGDRDDPTKMSPRSSFKAFLEVVKGRSLPWKDYEMDAIHSLQLILRNSFKDNEIMDISTQAIDTRLNDLKIEGMQELEAVTSEMVRLIETASVPILAVNVDGMVNGWNTKIAELTGLSVEEAIGKDLLTLVEDFSAERVKKMLDMALQGKEEKNFQFEIKTHGVKIDSGPISLVVNACASRNLQNSVVGVCFVAHDMTAEKTVMDKFTRIEGDYRAIVQNPNPLIPPIFGTDEFGWCCEWNSAMTKLTGWKREDVMDKMLLGEVFGTHMACCRLKNQEAVVNFGIVLNNAMTGVETEKAAFGFFTRKGKYVECLLSVSKKLDVEGEVTGVFCFLQTASPELQQALHIQRLSEQTALKRLKALTYMKRQIRNPLCGIVFSRKLLENTELGIEQKQLLDTGTQCQRQLSKILDDSDLDRIIDGYLDLEMVEFTLHQVFVACLSQVMTKSKAMGIHIINEVTEHIMTETLYGDSLRLQQVLADFLLICINFTPTGGQVVVAASLTKDQLGKSVHLANLEISITHDGVGVPETLLNQMFGREGQESEEGISLLISRKLLKLMNGDVRYLREAGKSSFILTVELAASHKLIA; this comes from the exons ATGTCGTCGTCGAGGCGAACCCAATCATCGAGCAATTCAAGCAGATCAAGACAGAGTGCAAGAGTAATTGCTCAGACAAGTGTGGATGCAAAGCTGCATGCAAACTTTGAGGAGTCCGGAAGTTCATTCGACTACTCCAATTCGGTGCGGTTGTCTTCCGGTACAGTCAGTGGAGAAAACCATGCAAGATGTGAGAGAGTTACAGCAGCTTATCTTCATCAAATGCAGAAGGGGAAGTTCATCCAGCCCTTTGGGTGCTTGTTAGCTTTGGATGACAAGACACTTAGGGTCATTGCATACAGTCACAATGCATCTGAAATGCTTACCATGGTCAGCCATGCTGTCCCAAGTGTTGGTGATCACACTGCTCTTGCCATTGGCACCGACATTCGGACTATTTTCACGCCCTCAAGTGCTGCTGCTTTACAAAAGGCCCTTGCAGTTCCGGAGGTTTCGCTTCTTAACCCCATTCTAGTTCATTGCAAGACTTCTGGCAAGCCCTTCTATGCAATTGTTCATCGTATTACCGCTACTTTGATCATTGATTTTGAGCCTGTTAAGCCTCATGAAGTTCCCATGACTGCCGCCGGAGCCCTGCAATCTTACAAGCTTGCGGCCAAAGCAATTACTAGATTGCAGTCTTTGCCCAGTGGGAGCATGGAAACGCTTTGTGACACCATGGTTCAAGAAGTTTTTGAGCTCACGGGTTATGACAGGGTGatggcttataaatttcatGAGGATGATCATGGGGAAGTGATTGCTGAGGTTGCAAAGCCAGGTCTTGAGCCATATCTGGGTTTGCACTATCCAGCCACTGATATTCCCCAGGCTGCGCGCTTCTTGTTTATGAAGAACAAGGTCCGAATGATAGTTGATTGTCGTGCAAAGCATGTGAAGGTGCTTCAAGACCCCAAAGTTTCCATTGATTTAACTTTGTGCGGTTCAACTTTAAGGGCTGCTCATAGTTGTCACTTGCAATATATGGAAAATATGAATTCAATTGCTTCCCTGGTTATGGCAGTTGTGGTCAATGATAACGATGAAGATGGGGATGGCTCTGATGTTGTTCAGCCACAAAAGAGAAAGAGACTTTGGGGTTTAGTAGTTTGCCATAACACTACTCCAAGGTTTGTTCCCTTTCCTCTAAGGTATGCTTGTGAATTTTTGGCTCAAGTATTTGCCATCCATGTGAATAAGGAATTAGAGTTAGAATATCAGATTGTTGAGAAGAATATCCTGCGCACGCAGACACTCTTGTGCGATATGCTGATGCGAGATGCACCCCTTGGTATTGTATCACAGAGCCCTAATATAATGGATCTTGTGAGATGTGATGGAGCAGCACTCTTGTATAGAGACAAGGTATGGAGATTAGGTGTGGCTCCAAGTGAGTCTCACATAAGAGAGCTAGCTTTATGGCTCTCTAAGTGCCACAAGGACTCCACGGGTTTGAGTACAGATAGCTTGTCTGATGCAGGCTTCCCAGGAGCTGCTGCTCTTGGTAATGTTGTTTGTGGAATGGCAGCTGTGAGAATTTCTTCCATGGACATAGTTTTCTGGTTTAGATCACACACCGCTGCAGAAATCAGATGGGGTGGTGCCAAGCATGAGCCTGGTGACAGGGATGATCCTACAAAGATGAGTCCAAGATCATCATTCAAGGCTTTCCTTGAAGTTGTGAAGGGAAGGAGCTTACCATGGAAGGACTACGAAATGGATGCTATCCATTCATTGCAGCTAATACTGAGAAATTCGTTCAAAGATAATGAGATTATGGATATAAGCACGCAAGCTATTGATACAAGACTAAATGATTTGAAGATTGAAGGGATGCAAGAACTAGAAGCAGTGACGAGTGAGATGGTTCGATTAATTGAAACAGCATCAGTGCCAATTTTGGCAGTTAATGTTGATGGGATGGTCAATGGATGGAACACGAAGATTGCTGAGTTGACAGgcctttcagttgaggaagctatTGGAAAGGATTTACTTACGCTGGTTGAGGATTTTTCAGCAGAGAGAGTCAAGAAGATGCTGGACATGGCACTGCAGG GTAAAGAAGAGAAGAATTTCCAATTTGAGATCAAAACACATGGTGTGAAGATTGATTCAGGTCCTATCAGCTTGGTAGTTAATGCTTGTGCAAGCAGGAATCTCCAAAACAGCGTGGTGGGAGTTTGTTTTGTGGCCCATGATATGACTGCTGAGAAGACAGTCATGGACAAATTCACTCGAATTGAAGGTGACTATAGGGCGATTGTACAGAATCCGAACCCTTTGATCCCCCCAATATTTGGCACAGATGAATTTGGCTGGTGTTGTGAATGGAATTCAGCCATGACAAAGTTAACTGGATGGAAAAGAGAGGATGTGATGGATAAAATGCTATTAGGGGAGGTTTTCGGAACCCATATGGCTTGTTGCCGTCTTAAGAATCAAGAAGCTGTTGTTAATTTTGGAATTGTACTTAACAATGCCATGACTGGTGTGGAAACAGAGAAGGCTGCTTTTGGTTTCTTCACTCGGAAGGGCAAGTATGTAGAATGCTTGCTTTCTGTGAGCAAGAAATTGGATGTAGAGGGTGAAGTTACTGGAGTCTTCTGCTTCTTACAGACAGCTAGCCCTGAGCTTCAACAAGCATTGCACATTCAGCGTTTATCCGAACAAACTGCCTTGAAGAGACTCAAAGCTTTAACTTATATGAAAAGGCAAATTCGGAATCCTTTGTGTGGGATTGTGTTCTCTCGAAAATTGTTGGAGAATACTGAGTTGGGAATTGAGCAAAAACAACTTCTGGACACTGGCACTCAGTGCCAACGCCAGCTTAGCAAAATTCTCGATGACTCGGATCTCGACCGTATCATTGATGG CTACTTGGATTTGGAAATGGTTGAATTCACTCTGCATCAAGTTTTTGTTGCCTGCCTAAGTCAGGTCATGACAAAGAGCAAGGCAATGGGTATCCATATAATCAACGAAGTCACGGAGCACATCATGACAGAAACCTTATATGGTGATAGTCTTAGGCTGCAGCAAGTCTTGGCTGACTTCTTATTGATTTGCATCAATTTTACGCCAACCGGAGGTCAAGTTGTTGTTGCAGCCTCTTTAACCAAAGATCAACTAGGCAAATCAGTTCATTTGGCTAACTTGGAGATAAG CATAAcacatgatggtgttggtgttCCGGAAACATTGCTGAACCAAATGTTCGGACGAGAAGGACAAGAATCCGAGGAGGGTATTAGTCTGCTCATCAGCAGAAAGTTGCTGAAGCTGATGAATGGAGACGTGCGGTATCTGAGGGAAGCTGGCAAATCATCTTTCATCTTAACAGTTGAACTGGCTGCTTCCCATAAATTGATTGCTTAA
- the LOC130933583 gene encoding uncharacterized protein LOC130933583 codes for MADIPPPTSSELLRMVTELQQANQRMAEENQRMQHQIAQLVNARIEHNNDHHDREENHESQSAPTHVSETPQHEEEGARRTEETQPDAEEEERDNSAGPFTVDIMNFQLPKQFTLPTTLTPYDGLGDPKQHIKKFRSIMIVNGASDPILCRCFPSFLDGPALDWFCFLPADSISRFQELAKQFEDHFAASAIYLHDSDYLTTIKQGPQESLKDYITRFTKVAMRIPDLHPEVHLHAIKSGLRPGKFQETIAVAKPKTLAEFREKAKGQIDVKELRQARKAERSINSKDDDKPRDSKKAFKLVPRYDSYTQFNTKRDDIIKEILNSKLIKPPRKAGNYPESKGIDKSKYCTFHQKHRHTTDDCVIAKDLLERLARQGHLDKFIAGHMQKKVTSTSDPSAARPSSKEKDKTPVQPRGIINCISGGYAGGGHTSSARKRTYRAMLTVTDAFKGPQPVQDFPEMTFHSTDFSHTDTNYDDPVVISVQLEDLIVRKVLLDPGSSANVLFFTTFEKMNLSSNILQPCHGDLIGFSGERVPVLGSVWLQTTLGEQPLFKTQDIQYLVVECFSPYNLILGRPFLNRFAAIVSTVHLCVKFPVQDNLVATIHGDLHEARQCYNTRLKPIKKNNTAQVNSIQSEQIRLTELDPRADFEDRPMPNEELTKVALTKDPMKFTFVGASISTEERE; via the coding sequence ATGGCTGATATTCCTCCCCCCACCTCATCCGAGCTCTTACGAATGGTGACCGAGCTTCAACAAGCAAACCAACGAATGGCGGAGGAAAATCAGAGAATGCAGCATCAAATCGCGCAATTAGTCAACGCTCGAATAGAGCATAACAATGATCACCATGACCGAGAAGAAAACCATGAGAGTCAATCAGCGCCGACTCATGTTTCTGAAACACCTCAGCACGAGGAAGAAGGGGCTCGTAGAACTGAAGAAACCCAACCAGACGCGGAGGAAGAGGAGCGCGACAACTCTGCCGGCCCGTTTACAGTCGATATAATGAACTTTCAACTTCCCAAACAGTTCACCCTCCCGACGACTTTAACCCCGTATGACGGGCTCGGAGATCCAAAGCAGCATATCAAAAAATTCCGATCTATTATGATCGTTAACGGTGCATCCGACCCTATTTTATGCCGTTGTTTTCCATCCTTTTTAGATGGTCCTGCACTTGACTGGTTTTGCTTTTTGCCTGCAGATTCGATATCGCGCTTCCAGGAGTTAGCCAAACAGTTCGAAGACCACTTCGCAGCATCAGCAATATATCTGCATGATTCTGACTACTTGACGACCATCAAGCAAGGCCCACAAGAGAGCTTAAAGGATTATATTACACGTTTTACAAAGGTCGCCATGAGAATCCCGGATCTCCATCCCGAAGTCCATCTACATGCCATTAAAAGCGGCCTTCGTCCGGGCAAATTTCAAGAGACAATTGCCGTCGCTAAACCAAAAACCTTGGCCGAATTTCGCGAGAAAGCCAAGGGACAGATAGACGTCAAAGAGCTTCGACAAGCCCGAAAAGCAGAAAGGTCGATCAACAGTAAGGATGATGATAAACCCCGGGATAGTAAGAAAGCCTTTAAACTAGTTCCCCGTTATGATTCATACACCCAGTTCAACACAAAGCGAGATGACATTATCAAGGAGATACTCAATTCCAAGTTAATTAAGCCTCCCCGCAAGGCTGGCAACTACCCGGAATCCAAGGGCATTGATAAATCTAAATATTGCACCTTCCATCAGAAGCACCGACACACAACCGATGATTGTGTGATCGCCAAAGATCTACTCGAACGTCTTGCAAGACAAGGCCACCTTGATAAATTTATTGCAGGGCACATGCAGAAGAAAGTAACCTCCACCTCTGACCCCTCCGCAGCAAGGCCTTCATCAAAGGAAAAGGATAAAACACCAGTCCAACCCAGAGGGATTATCAACTGTATTTCGGGAGGATATGCTGGAGGCGGACACACAAGCTCAGCCCGAAAACGCACTTACAGGGCCATGTTGACAGTCACAGATGCCTTTAAAGGTCCTCAGCCGGTTCAGGACTTCCCAGAGATGACTTTCCATTCAACCGACTTTAGTCATACTGATACCAATTATGATGATCCAGTGGTAATTTCTGTTCAATTGGAGGACTTGATAGTCCGCAAAGTACTACTCGATCCTGGAAGCAGTGCCAACGTGTTATTTTTTACCACGTTCGAAAAAATGAACCTAAGCAGCAACATTCTACAACCATGCCATGGAGACTTGATAGGATTTTCAGGAGAACGAGTCCCTGTTTTGGGTTCTGTGTGGTTACAAACCACACTCGGTGAGCAACCATTATTTAAGACGCAAGACATTCAATATCTTGTAGTGGAGTGCTTTAGCCCTTATAATCTTATATTAGGTAGACCATTCTTAAATAGATTTGCTGCAATTGTATCCACGGTTCACCTTTGTGTTAAGTTCCCTGTGCAGGATAATTTAGTAGCAACCATCCATGGCGACCTCCACGAAGCTCGGCAATGTTATAACACAAGGTTAAAGCCCATCAAAAAGAATAACACGGCGCAGGTCAATTCCATACAATCCGAACAAATAAGGTTGACCGAGCTTGATCCAAGAGCCGACTTTGAAGATCGGCCTATGCCAAATGAGGAATTAACAAAAGTCGCACTGACTAAAGATCCCATGAAGTTCACTTTTGTGGGAGCATCGATCAGTACCGAAGAAAGAGAGTAA